A section of the Paenibacillus aurantius genome encodes:
- a CDS encoding S41 family peptidase, with the protein MVFKGRTVIVFVILAMFVSSVLTLTVAHPSFLGRNPAGGQSSGASSSGTSGLTTQDLNKVAKTYDLIQNRFLTQTDHDKVMNGAINGMLEALNDPYTTYMDPKEAKQFDETISSSFQGIGAEVSLQDGKVTIMSPIKGSPAEKAGLRANDVIATVNGEKLDGLTLNQAVLKIRGPKGTQAKLGIVRSGTTDTIEVNVVRDDISLETVYGEMLTDQVGKIEIRQFSTNTAKRFREELNALEAKGMKGLVIDVRNDPGGLLDSVVDIMENFVEKGKPIVQIEDRQGKKEATNAEGKYPVKKYPVTVLINNGSASASEILAGAFKESAGGTLVGEKSYGKGTVQITYEKEMGDGSNIKMTVFKWLTPNGNWIHQKGIEPDVAVEPPAYYKAAPFTKKETLKPDMVSDDVKTLQLMLGALNLKPDRTDGYFSAKTASELKAFQRLQNLPATGEADTATMNKLEAELIKVIKDPKNDTQLHEAVRVTEEALRK; encoded by the coding sequence ATGGTATTTAAAGGACGTACGGTCATCGTGTTTGTGATTTTGGCCATGTTCGTGAGCTCGGTGCTGACGCTGACGGTTGCTCATCCGTCCTTTCTGGGCCGGAACCCGGCCGGGGGCCAATCCTCGGGAGCGTCTTCTTCGGGCACAAGCGGATTGACGACCCAGGATCTGAACAAGGTGGCCAAAACGTACGATCTGATCCAGAACCGGTTTTTGACCCAGACGGACCATGACAAGGTCATGAACGGGGCCATTAACGGGATGCTGGAAGCTTTGAACGATCCTTATACGACGTACATGGATCCGAAGGAAGCGAAGCAATTCGACGAAACCATCTCTTCCTCCTTCCAAGGGATCGGAGCGGAGGTCTCCCTGCAGGATGGCAAAGTGACGATCATGTCTCCGATAAAAGGGTCCCCCGCCGAGAAAGCGGGCCTTCGGGCAAACGATGTGATCGCGACGGTTAACGGGGAGAAGCTGGACGGGCTGACGCTTAACCAGGCCGTCCTGAAGATCCGCGGACCTAAGGGCACGCAGGCGAAGCTCGGGATCGTCCGGTCCGGCACCACGGATACGATTGAAGTGAACGTGGTCCGGGACGACATTTCCCTCGAGACGGTGTACGGGGAGATGTTGACGGATCAGGTGGGCAAAATCGAAATCCGCCAGTTCTCGACGAACACGGCCAAACGGTTCCGGGAGGAGCTGAACGCGCTGGAAGCTAAGGGCATGAAGGGGCTGGTGATCGATGTGCGCAACGATCCCGGCGGCCTGCTCGACAGCGTGGTCGACATCATGGAGAACTTTGTGGAGAAGGGAAAGCCGATTGTCCAGATCGAAGACCGCCAGGGCAAGAAGGAAGCGACCAATGCCGAGGGCAAGTATCCGGTGAAGAAATACCCGGTGACCGTGCTCATCAACAACGGCAGCGCAAGCGCTTCGGAAATTTTGGCCGGGGCCTTCAAGGAATCGGCGGGCGGAACGCTTGTCGGGGAGAAATCCTACGGCAAAGGAACTGTTCAGATTACGTACGAGAAGGAAATGGGGGACGGCAGCAACATCAAGATGACCGTCTTCAAGTGGCTCACGCCAAACGGCAACTGGATTCACCAGAAGGGCATCGAGCCGGACGTGGCGGTGGAACCTCCCGCCTACTACAAGGCGGCGCCGTTTACCAAGAAGGAAACGCTCAAGCCGGACATGGTCAGCGACGACGTCAAAACGCTCCAGCTGATGCTGGGCGCGCTTAACCTGAAGCCGGACCGGACGGACGGCTACTTCAGCGCCAAAACAGCGTCGGAGCTGAAGGCCTTCCAGCGGCTTCAGAACCTCCCCGCCACCGGGGAGGCGGATACAGCCACGATGAACAAGCTCGAAGCGGAGCTGATCAAGGTGATCAAGGATCCGAAGAACGACACCCAGCTGCATGAGGCGGTCCGGGTGACTGAAGAAGCTTTGCGCAAATAG
- a CDS encoding murein hydrolase activator EnvC family protein, which translates to MKRQLLSLLASFAVLSITIQPGIIQAGAKEDIDRQLRQLQQQEQAANQTRQSSENLASQLRTQKDKEKLTLDALKKDIADQGAKLNKLNGQITTVTGKVKETGKELEDAEDRVASRDKMLKSRVKLMYMNGSVSYVDVLLSANSFSDFIDRFNSLKDIVGQDKKILDDNKKDRNLVAEKKKQVEQELKEVQSLYAQAEAVKQKLMVQEKQKEVVIASLNQQEQEAEDHGEEAEANLIALAKQKAALYQQKNEILKEEQRQAELKRQREAAAAAAAAAAASAKNTQQPVAPVNANRGGQLGWPVPSSNIITSEFGYRMDPIKHVNKLHKGMDIGAPNGSTIVAADDGIVLISSWVNGYGNTVVIDHGNGMWTWYGHIREGGLKVSEGETVKRGQKIAEVGSTGDSTGNHLHFEVRIHENPVNPRPYVGR; encoded by the coding sequence TTGAAAAGACAGCTTCTGTCACTCTTGGCTTCGTTTGCCGTCCTTTCGATTACGATCCAACCTGGAATCATCCAAGCCGGTGCCAAGGAGGACATCGACCGCCAGCTCCGGCAGCTCCAGCAGCAGGAACAGGCCGCTAACCAGACCCGCCAGAGCTCGGAGAATTTGGCCAGCCAGCTGAGAACCCAGAAGGATAAAGAAAAACTCACACTGGATGCGCTCAAGAAAGATATCGCCGATCAGGGAGCCAAGCTTAATAAGCTGAACGGGCAGATTACGACGGTGACCGGGAAGGTGAAGGAAACCGGTAAGGAGCTTGAGGACGCGGAGGACCGGGTGGCTTCGAGGGACAAGATGCTGAAATCCCGGGTTAAGCTGATGTACATGAACGGATCGGTCTCTTACGTGGACGTGCTGCTTAGCGCGAACAGCTTCTCGGACTTCATCGACCGGTTCAACTCGCTTAAAGACATAGTCGGCCAGGACAAGAAGATCCTTGACGACAACAAAAAAGACCGCAACCTCGTAGCCGAGAAGAAAAAGCAGGTGGAGCAGGAGCTGAAAGAGGTTCAGTCCCTGTATGCCCAGGCGGAAGCCGTCAAGCAGAAGCTGATGGTTCAGGAGAAGCAGAAGGAAGTCGTGATTGCGAGCCTGAACCAGCAGGAGCAGGAGGCGGAGGACCACGGGGAAGAGGCGGAAGCAAACCTGATCGCCCTCGCGAAGCAGAAAGCGGCCCTCTATCAGCAGAAGAATGAGATTCTGAAGGAAGAGCAGCGCCAGGCGGAGCTTAAGCGTCAGCGCGAAGCGGCGGCTGCGGCCGCTGCAGCAGCAGCGGCTTCAGCCAAAAATACGCAGCAGCCGGTAGCCCCGGTTAATGCCAATCGCGGAGGACAGCTCGGCTGGCCGGTCCCGAGCAGCAACATCATCACTTCGGAATTCGGCTACCGGATGGATCCGATCAAGCATGTCAACAAGCTGCACAAGGGCATGGACATCGGAGCTCCGAACGGATCCACGATTGTGGCGGCGGATGACGGCATTGTCCTTATCTCTTCGTGGGTAAACGGATATGGGAACACAGTAGTCATCGACCACGGAAACGGCATGTGGACTTGGTACGGCCATATCCGCGAAGGCGGTCTGAAGGTATCCGAGGGAGAGACCGTGAAACGCGGCCAGAAGATCGCGGAGGTCGGGTCCACCGGCGATTCCACCGGGAACCATCTTCATTTTGAAGTCCGGATTCACGAGAATCCCGTTAACCCGAGACCTTACGTGGGACGATAA